The Brettanomyces bruxellensis chromosome 8, complete sequence genome segment TCTGATTTTTGACAAACGATTATACTAACTGCAATTTCAAACACAATTTTTTCAGTCGGATCTGATGAAATAGATAGATTGGCAAAGCGATTCATGAAGTTGGATAAGGACAACTCTGGTGCTATTGACAAAGATGAGTTTCTTTCTATACCCGGAATTGGCCAAAATCCTCTTGCCAAGCGTGTTATAGacatatttgatgaaaacaaGGGTGGAGATATCGATTTTAGGGAATTCGTCACAGGGTTATCTACATTCAGTTCCAGTGGGTCGGTGGATGACAAACTAAAGTTCCTGTTTAAGGTTTACGATATAGATAATGACGgatatatttcaaatgGTGAACTTTTCTTAGTTCTCCGAATGATGGTCGCTAGCTCTTTATCGGACGTACAATTACAGCAGCTTGTAGATAGAACTATAATGgaaagtgatgatgatggcgaTGGACGCCTTAGCTTTGcagaattcaaaaaaataattgaaagcACGACAGATGTTACAAAGAAACTCTCTTTGGGagataaaatataaggAGAAGCATAATGTTACATTGGTGTATATAATAAGTGGCAATTCCTCTTTGCAAGTATATTATCTTTTAGTGTAGTTGTATAGTGTAGGATCTTCAATTAGACAGATAGCCATCATTGATTTGCTTATTTGGCAAAAGAGATAAGTCCGGAAAATCATGctttataatatatatatatacaccAATTTTTGGTTCACAGACACCAACATTCATGCTGATGTTTGAATGCCTGAAGGAAGCATATAGAAAGGCAAGTACTCTAGAAGAAATGTATGCCGCTAGAATATTTACTTTGATTTCATTGCATTTAGAAACGCAAttgttcatttttttttatttcttttttttccgtcTCAGCTGATGGAGCACGGCTACAATAAACGCGACTGATCAGCTTTTCCCCTGATCTTACGATAAGAACGATAAGGGCGTCAACGACGAAAACATATTATGAGCCATATTTTGGTTGAACAAATATTTCTAGAACCAAGATATATCATGGAAAATAGATATGCCAATAAAGAAAGCACTGAAAGCTATATGAAAGGACCAAAATTGGAACAGGGACAATCCAATAATGCGGATATGCAAGATGATAAGGATAAAAACCTGGAACATTCCTTTATATTATCGGCAATGAAGAGTCTTATGCTAATGCCTAGATCCCCTTCATCAAAGACaccaaatatttcaaatgtTAGTAGagaaaacatcaaaagaGAGGAGGTCTCTTATTTGGAGGCTTTTAACGATccaattcattttctcaaagaacaaataaataagcaAACAGCAGATTTAGGTGAGCTTGAGAAAACACACAAGGAAGAGCTATCTTCAGGAACAGGAAACGTGAATGTCAGGAGAATTGAGATTTTATCTGATTTTAAAGAGTTGGCACAAAGTAACCAGGCCattaaagaaatatatGCATCTAACGCAAAGACTAAACAGGAGTCATTAGATCGTCTAGTTGACCGGCAGAACAGAGAAAGGAAACTCTTGAAATCGATACGggatattgaagaaaacacTGTAATTGGGAAGAACTACAAGATATTGAATGCAAAAATGGTTGAGATAGACAGTCAAATATTAGATCTAGAGAGAAAAGTACGATCTTTGAAACGTGAAAAAGAGCTGGTAGCAAAGCAACTAAGTGAAAACGAATCGTTGCTAGAGGTGAAAGTTAATGCATATAGGGAGGTGCTAGAGGGTACCttggaggaagaaaaactgGATGTGAATAAACTTTATCAATCCGGAATTCTTCCGAAGGGCGAGTTACCAATTAGTGAGGTGATAGAAAATATAAGGTTGCAAATTGAAGCAGTGAAAGAGCTAGAAAGGAAATCCGAATTAAAGGAGTCTGGCTATCATAATTCATACGTATATCTTTCAGACATATTCGAGAGACTAACCGAACTGGAGGAGAAGATCATAACATTCATAAACGAAGGGAAAATAGAGTTGATTGAGTCACAACTTAGAGCTATGAAGAATTTTCTCCAGGAAAGAATGAAACAATGTGATCAGTACAATTTGGATGTGACAAAGCAGATAATACAGAACGAATTTGGCACAATACTGAGAGCATTAAGCATGATATCAAATGACTCAGTGTCTTCATCAAAGGAAGAGTTTGAAGAGATTGAGATACCAAAAATTACATTGCAAAATAAGGAGGAACATGTAGGCCATTCGAAGGACCAAACAGAGTCCTTTGATCAACTACAATCATCTATAGTAAGCACACATACTGGAGATAAGACACAACAAACAGGTCTCACTAATGTGGTTGCCCAGGGAAAGATGATATCAAAACCACAAAACGATAAGAAGTACTCTGCGATTCTCGAGAGGATGAGGAAAACCAAGGGTACTAAAAAAGATTAACAGctcaaattttttgttttcattattctagATTATTGCTAgattcatcattttttctttttgtgtTGCATATGCGGTGGAAACTTCACCTTTGGCTTGCTAAGCTTGAACATTCCGCCAGTATCCGAAACCGTGCCGAATCTCTCACGCTTGTTTCCATTTGAAGACATATGATGAGGCCTGCTTGGTATTATACCATGCCTAACTCTTTTTGGTGGCATaagattttgattttctttacTTCCTGAGAGATAGCCGTGTGAACGCTTATGATTATTCAAAGAAGTATGAGGACCTGAAGGAACATGAAGTGCGCTATTTGGAACAGATGTCTTGAACTTTACCGTATCCGGTTTCACTGTCTGTTTATTAAGGTGgtgattattattttctttctcttctttcacCTCATGCAAAGAATCAGTAGATTTATGATTATAGTCAGCAGATTTATGACTATGATCAGCAGATTTGGGACCATAATCAACAGGCTTTTGACCATAATTTTCAAACGTATCCAAATTGGCAGTGTTGGATTTAGTAAATCCACGTGTTATGCGCTCGACAAGATGTCTTTCAGTAGCATTTTCTATCAAATCCCTCCAGGTCTTGTTATTCACCAAGGCCTTCTTCGAGCCAAGTATCCAAAGAGACGATCGAGCTCTAGTTAAAGCAACATTCATACGACGGATATCGGCTAAGAAACCAATACCGGTGTGATTTTCAGCTCTCACACACGAAAAAACGATGACTTCCTTTTCCTGTCCTTGGAAGCCGTCCACAGTATTGAAATCAATCTGGGTGGTTATAATACGGCCGAAGCGATTTataaaaagctttttaaGGAGCTTAACTTGCTCCTTATAAGGCGAGATGATTCCAACTAATCCCGCCCAGTTAATCTCAGAAAACTTCTCAAAAAGATCTTCAACTAATTCCAACGCAAGCGAAGCTTCAGTGTAGTTGAAAACAGACTTTGTAGCCTCATTCTGCTCTTCTGCACCTTTGACATCAAAAAATCTGTAAGGACCATATAGGGAGTTCCATGGCTTCGAGTTATTTTCGGCCATATTTGGTCCGTCCAGCAATCTGGAGTGGTAAAACTCTTTGGATGGGAACATGGAGATCTCAGGGTGCATACGATACTGGACATTCAATAAATACACACTGTCCTTGTGATTGTTCTGTATTCTAACAAACAAGGACTGTTCGTACTTATAAGAGGCGGCCTTTTGCGAAAGAACTGTTGGTGGAAGCTGGTTTGGATCACCAACCATCACGCACTTGGTACATCCGTACCTCAAAGGAATAATGGCACTAAGTTCAGTACATTGTGCGGCCTCATCAATAACAACTGTGTCGAAGGTTAAAGACATACTAGCCAAAACATCATGGGCCGAACCAGAAAGAGTAGAGCAGACAACTTCGGCATCGTTTAAAATCTTGAATTGAATATTACGCCTCTCGATCTCCCTGTTCCTGTAACTGACCGATCTTTTCTCTCTGATCTCATCCAACTTCTTACCTAACTCTCTTCGTTTCTGCACCACATCCTGCAACCTCATCTCTGCCTTTGCAATCTCTGCCTCCGGCAACTTTCCGGAGTCCAACTTCTCACGCAACTCGTCTCTTTCCATAATGCACTTCCGATGCTGTTCTCGAATGGCATTGtcatctattttttccacGGATGAAAGCTTCGAGTCCACCAACTCCTCCAAAGTAATGCCCTTCACTTGCTCATTGATCGCATCCGTTCTTCCCAATCTCACGAGACGAGGTTTAAAAATTACTCCTTTCGAGTTCTTAATGCCACGCATCAAACGTAGCACCAACTCATCAACAGCAGCATTAGAAGGTGCACAGACCAATATTCTTCTGTGCTCCTTCGAGCGGCTGACTTGTTGAGAGGGCATCTGGATTGGATGACTGCCATTTCTTGCAACTGCCATACGTGTCAAGAAGTGTCCGATCACACCAAGAATAGTCTTAGTCTTACCTGTTCCAGGAGGACCCTGAATAAGAGAGAAACCTTCTTTATGGACTGCACCTGCTATAGCAACAGCCTGGGAATCATTAACATCGTAAGTCCCTTTAATTTCGGCCACCCTGGATGAGTCTAGGCCTTCTGGCTGGCAAGGAACAGCCTTTGTAATAGACTTCACTAAGTCGTAGTAAGGTAAACCAACAAGAGAGGAGTATTCTCTTTCCACAGTTGTCATCTGCATGACTCGCATGCCCACAATTTCTGTAGATGGCGACAAAAACTTCACCATCTTGGTCGAGGAAGAAATACGAAGCGTCAACTCCGCATACCGGCTGTTTGAAATCTTGATATTACGCACTCTGGCAAAACAACTGCACTTTCTGTTCGAGACGTGTCTTCTCTGAAGCTGCTTGTCTGTAGATGGCAAGTTGTCAACAAACATCAATGCCATCAAGTCgctttccaaaagaagcCTCTGCTCGGTGATCATTTTCTTGTCAACGGTGGAATAAACATCATAAAACGAATCTGTAGCCGAACGGGAAGCAACCGTTAGTCTGAATGGCTTTTCTCCACCAACTTGCTTTGCTCTTTGTATACCCTGCCAACATTCAAGTAGAAGTAAAGGCTCAAACGTTTTCTGATAGTCTTCAGCAGTGTCGAACTCATCTGCAATCACTTTGTATCCAGAGATATTACTATCGACTGGGAAATCGCCGCTGTGCTCATAAGACCAAGAAAGAACATGCTTGTAGAAAGGATTCATGTCTACATTTAAACGAAGCCTCATTAGCTCCTCcgccttcttcttcttattcatCGTTTCCCTGATCATTGCTTGCTTATCAGAAACAGAGTATGCAGGCCTACGATGCTGAATGGATGATAAAGTAGCTTTActtctcttcaactttgCTGCAACTTGTTCTTTCGTGAACAAACCaccatcgtcatcatcgtcGTCATTATCATCGTCATCCTCTTCGGAATTCGAAGCTGATCCCGAATGCTTCTTATTAAATCCTGGCGGTCTTGCTGCGGCAGGTTCCTTGGCAGGCTGCTTGaacctctttctcttctcatTCAATCTAAGACGAGCCTGTTCAAGCAATGTTAGTCTTGGTGGTGCAACATCTGGAATCTCAATAACTGTTGGAGAAACATATTTATTGCTCGAAATTCTACCGGCACGTCTAATTGCCGCATTATTCTTCTCGgccttctctcttttccgTTGCTCCTCTGCGGCTAAGATATTCTCAACCAACTCAGCATTCATGCTTCTGGTGCGGAGCAATATGTTACCCGTTTGCTCTTTATTCATTCTGTTGTTGTACTTCTTGGCCTTAGCACACAACTTCGTCAAGTTGGCAATGTTCTCGTCAGACACCTTCACCTTTAGCTCCATACTTAAGTCAAGAACATTGATGATTAGGTTCACGCAAAGAACCAAAAGTGCCGGATCACTCAAACGTAACCACATGATCTCATCCTTTAAAGCAGACATCACCGGTTGAAAAATACTCTCCTGGATATCCGTAAGCTGCTCTTCCTTAATTCCATCAAAGCTAATGGCCGAAACCAATAGCTTGTACCCATTCAACACGGAATGTGAAAGATCCAATACATCTCTTGTGAACTCTAGCAGGTCAGAAGAGATCCGCTCGGCCATCTGCTTATTGTTAGACAGAACTTTAAGTCTTTCATAAGTAGAAGACCACACAAAAATGGCCCTGTAAATCATTCTTAAAAATCTCCAGACGGCCTCCCAAAAATCTACAAGGACCTCACGACTTTTCATGCTTAATGAGGAAACGTGCATTGCCAAAAGACCGTGGATGGGATCAAAGAGTGCCTTGATAAGATCCATTATGATTCTCACGCCCCGCTTACTTGCTTTAAAAATTTCTAGCTTcacaaatattatcaacGTGCTGCTGAATGGTTTAAGAACCGACGGAATATCTTGCTTGAGAGCTTCTCTAAATGCTTCAAATCTGCCATCAACATTGAAGGCCTCATACAAAAACGAAATACCAGATTGATAAACCTTTTCCTCTGGTGACAAAACACACGACCATATACCCACTGAAGAAACTTCACTTCTGGCTAAAGACTGCATTCCCTGAGTCGAAGAATACTCTACAATCTTGCTTAGGATACTTTCCACTGAAGAATTCCACTGACCAACGTATTTGTTATGCTTACTGCATGTGGCGACCAATTTTTTCATATCATCCTCCGGGACCGTATTATTTTGCTGGAGCCTAGTctttaaatataaaatgtCAATAGACCTGACGGCAACAGCGTTCTGCAATGCTGATAGGAATGTTGTAGCAATTTCAACATCTGTACCCGTCAATTTAGTCTGAAGAATATTCCAGAGATCCGGATGTGTCTGCAGTGTAACACTAGAGTCGCCAGCAGAAAGACTATAACCTGATTGTACTAATAGTGCCACATCATACATAAGTGCCGACTTTATAAGCTTCAAGGCTACAACTCTAAGGGCACTATTCTTAATGGCATCAAATATCACAATGCATCTTTTATCGACAAGAGATCTGGCCTTGGAATTAGTAATCATTTCAAAAGTCAACTTTGCATCGAATAGTGCGTTCTTTGGATCCAATTGCTCTGACATCATATTCAAAGCGAAGtaacaaaagaaatttcCATAGGAAGGATGAGAAGCATTATTCATCATGTAGTTGAAGATGATACAAGCAAACTGAGCTTTTTGTGATTCCTTGAGAAGTGGATAGCAAACAGTCATCCAACGAAAAAGATCCCTAAAATGAGGAGTTGTACCTGAGTCGGCGACTCTTTGAGACAAGTTTGATGCATCCTGAGTTGTTGAGGCAAGAGTTTTGAGGTATGCAGGATTCTGAAATGCAATATCGAAAAATGTGAGATAGCTATGTGGCTTTATCACAGTAAAGAACTGGTTTCCAAGTCTTTCCAAGAATATTGCTAAAGTTCTCAAAAGATATGGCAAAGGCTGATCTAAATACGACAGCGACTGGTTTATGAACACTTGTGTTAGAGGAACAACATTAAAGCCCACGTAATTGGTATAAGACTCGACAGTTGGTGGATATTGAAGCTTTTTGAGAATGGCCCCTGGATCACAGAAACGTAAAATAGGATTAATACTACACCAAAAGTCGACGGCCCTCTGATCGGTGTAAAAGTCGGGATCTTGGATCCGGTAGAAATATTCCTCGTATTCTTCCATGGCAAGAGGATTGAAGTCTTTAGATTCAAGCCAAGTAGTCTTTGTATCATCCCCGTAAGGAAACTTCGAAAGAGCCCACTCTCTTTCATTACTGCTACCTTCAAATAAGCAGTATATCAACCCAGggtaaaatttcaaaaccTTCGATAGGCTTTCTCTGTCGACGGTATCGATTAGGGCAAAGGAATGGTCGAAATAACTCTTCAAATCGCTATTCATTCTTAGAAGTCGAGGCCAAATCATACATTCAACAAGACAACTGGTAACAGTGGTGGATAAATCACCAGGAGTGTCGATTGAAGAACGTATTTTTGAGCTGAGATAATCAGCCTCCCATTTCGCAAGTCGTTCCATGATAACATTTGTGTTCTGAAAACTAATCTTGCGGATGTTGATGAACTTCTCTCTAAAATCAGCTCTCACAGCATGGAAACCTATCACACAATTAGTGCATTTATCAAGTGAAGCATGTGCACGTTTCCTAAGTTCTTCTAGTACTTCATTCTCATTAAATGAGGCCAACACCAACAACAAATATACCAATATCGTAGCCTTGTTCTTTTcacaaaaaagatgatgatccGTCTCTGGAAGCGAGAGGAAATATGTGAAACAGTCATTCATTAACTGTTGCTGAAGATCATTATCGTCAGGATGAGAATGCGAATCCTGTATTCGCCTCACTAAGctctcttcattttcatttttgccTTCTGAGGACATATTGCGCTTCAGTTAAAATGGTTTTTTCACGTCTGTTTCGAACTCCAATGGCTTTTGTAAAAGAATCAACTGAAAAACGAAAACAAGACAAGCACCGTAAAAGATATTTATGTGATATCAATCGAAGGATGCTCGCAATGCAAGTATGACTATATATGCTAATATGAT includes the following:
- a CDS encoding uncharacterized protein (BUSCO:EOG092608AE), whose product is MSSEGKNENEESLVRRIQDSHSHPDDNDLQQQLMNDCFTYFLSLPETDHHLFCEKNKATILVYLLLVLASFNENEVLEELRKRAHASLDKCTNCVIGFHAVRADFREKFINIRKISFQNTNVIMERLAKWEADYLSSKIRSSIDTPGDLSTTVTSCLVECMIWPRLLRMNSDLKSYFDHSFALIDTVDRESLSKVLKFYPGLIYCLFEGSSNEREWALSKFPYGDDTKTTWLESKDFNPLAMEEYEEYFYRIQDPDFYTDQRAVDFWCSINPILRFCDPGAILKKLQYPPTVESYTNYVGFNVVPLTQVFINQSLSYLDQPLPYLLRTLAIFLERLGNQFFTVIKPHSYLTFFDIAFQNPAYLKTLASTTQDASNLSQRVADSGTTPHFRDLFRWMTVCYPLLKESQKAQFACIIFNYMMNNASHPSYGNFFCYFALNMMSEQLDPKNALFDAKLTFEMITNSKARSLVDKRCIVIFDAIKNSALRVVALKLIKSALMYDVALLVQSGYSLSAGDSSVTLQTHPDLWNILQTKLTGTDVEIATTFLSALQNAVAVRSIDILYLKTRLQQNNTVPEDDMKKLVATCSKHNKYVGQWNSSVESILSKIVEYSSTQGMQSLARSEVSSVGIWSCVLSPEEKVYQSGISFLYEAFNVDGRFEAFREALKQDIPSVLKPFSSTLIIFVKLEIFKASKRGVRIIMDLIKALFDPIHGLLAMHVSSLSMKSREVLVDFWEAVWRFLRMIYRAIFVWSSTYERLKVLSNNKQMAERISSDLLEFTRDVLDLSHSVLNGYKLLVSAISFDGIKEEQLTDIQESIFQPVMSALKDEIMWLRLSDPALLVLCVNLIINVLDLSMELKVKVSDENIANLTKLCAKAKKYNNRMNKEQTGNILLRTRSMNAELVENILAAEEQRKREKAEKNNAAIRRAGRISSNKYVSPTVIEIPDVAPPRLTLLEQARLRLNEKRKRFKQPAKEPAAARPPGFNKKHSGSASNSEEDDDDNDDDDDDGGLFTKEQVAAKLKRSKATLSSIQHRRPAYSVSDKQAMIRETMNKKKKAEELMRLRLNVDMNPFYKHVLSWSYEHSGDFPVDSNISGYKVIADEFDTAEDYQKTFEPLLLLECWQGIQRAKQVGGEKPFRLTVASRSATDSFYDVYSTVDKKMITEQRLLLESDLMALMFVDNLPSTDKQLQRRHVSNRKCSCFARVRNIKISNSRYAELTLRISSSTKMVKFLSPSTEIVGMRVMQMTTVEREYSSLVGLPYYDLVKSITKAVPCQPEGLDSSRVAEIKGTYDVNDSQAVAIAGAVHKEGFSLIQGPPGTGKTKTILGVIGHFLTRMAVARNGSHPIQMPSQQVSRSKEHRRILVCAPSNAAVDELVLRLMRGIKNSKGVIFKPRLVRLGRTDAINEQVKGITLEELVDSKLSSVEKIDDNAIREQHRKCIMERDELREKLDSGKLPEAEIAKAEMRLQDVVQKRRELGKKLDEIREKRSVSYRNREIERRNIQFKILNDAEVVCSTLSGSAHDVLASMSLTFDTVVIDEAAQCTELSAIIPLRYGCTKCVMVGDPNQLPPTVLSQKAASYKYEQSLFVRIQNNHKDSVYLLNVQYRMHPEISMFPSKEFYHSRLLDGPNMAENNSKPWNSLYGPYRFFDVKGAEEQNEATKSVFNYTEASLALELVEDLFEKFSEINWAGLVGIISPYKEQVKLLKKLFINRFGRIITTQIDFNTVDGFQGQEKEVIVFSCVRAENHTGIGFLADIRRMNVALTRARSSLWILGSKKALVNNKTWRDLIENATERHLVERITRGFTKSNTANLDTFENYGQKPVDYGPKSADHSHKSADYNHKSTDSLHEVKEEKENNNHHLNKQTVKPDTVKFKTSVPNSALHVPSGPHTSLNNHKRSHGYLSGSKENQNLMPPKRVRHGIIPSRPHHMSSNGNKRERFGTVSDTGGMFKLSKPKVKFPPHMQHKKKK